TTCGTGATACTTCAGATGGAGGATTACTCGCTTCTGTGCGGAAGCCTTGGGACCTTCGCCCTTCTGGCCTCGGTGATGCTGGGCACCAGGAAGCTCGACTGGAAAAGCCTGGACACGCGCCTCAGCAACCTCTCGCAGACGGACCCCGATGAACCCGGTGCGCACGAGCCGGACGGGCCGGTAAACGTCCCGTAAACGGGCAGGGCGGCGCGGGCTGATCCGGTTTAATCAGGGTCCCGCGCCGCCCTATCATGCGCCGACGGAAAGTCGCCGCTACCGATAATTCCACATCACAGGGATTTCGCCACCCGGCCTGCGTCCATCTTTTTTACGGCAAGGGGAAGGCGTTTGGCGAAGGCCTTCATCACGGAGGGAATCATCCCGGAAATGGGGGTGGTGATGTCGTCGCCGAATGCCCTTAAAAGCTCTTCGGGCATGTAGCGGAGTTTGACGCCCCTTATCCAGCTCTGGGGGGCCATGGTGAGGTAGCAGCCGGGGCAGTTCAAGGCGGTCTCCTTTACTCCCGCCGCCTTTATCTCCCTGAATTTGTCGGCCTGCCGCCTTATCACGCCGCCCACCTTGAAGTCCCGCGCTATGCTGGCGGCCCCGCAGGACAGGGCGCAGGAGCGGTTGTGTTGGAGTTCGACGAAATCGCCGCCCGCCGCCTTGTAGATTTTGCGCAGAATCTCGCCGAAGTTCTCTCCAAGCTCGGAAACGTAGCAGGATTCCTGGATGGCGGCCTTGAACATTATGGGATTTTTAAGGGTCAGTTCGCCCGCCTCGAATTTTTCCAGAAGCCACTGATAGATGGAGATTGTTTCAAAGGGCAGGGCCCTGCCCGCCACCTGGGGTATGATTTTGCTGAGATAGGTGCAGCAGGAGCCGCAGTAGCAGACAACCCGGTCTGTTTTGAGAAGATCGAGGGCCGAGACCAGCCGCTCTGTGTTGGCCGTGAAGGCCTCCCACTGGCCGCTTCGATAGTGAAGCTCCCCGCAGCAGAGGTG
This window of the Deltaproteobacteria bacterium genome carries:
- a CDS encoding (Fe-S)-binding protein, producing the protein MSYIDCCDWEKCNQCGICLSKCPVMKMGAKEARLEVNRLQAGEPTARVLSECTLCMSCNGFCPNGLRPYELILQRVSEQADRKKTVPAFLPYMLQGAPGPNFFQDLYAGLPGPDREILKKWGEPPKPSKEVLWIGCIGRNFAKDLENSKVLAGLPKFSPSHLCCGELHYRSGQWEAFTANTERLVSALDLLKTDRVVCYCGSCCTYLSKIIPQVAGRALPFETISIYQWLLEKFEAGELTLKNPIMFKAAIQESCYVSELGENFGEILRKIYKAAGGDFVELQHNRSCALSCGAASIARDFKVGGVIRRQADKFREIKAAGVKETALNCPGCYLTMAPQSWIRGVKLRYMPEELLRAFGDDITTPISGMIPSVMKAFAKRLPLAVKKMDAGRVAKSL